The Sediminispirochaeta smaragdinae DSM 11293 genome has a segment encoding these proteins:
- a CDS encoding ABC transporter substrate-binding protein encodes MKPSLRTVFILCLLKITFLPPCLFASGVPEPSSPAVAVEVPVERKGDGAYWKDPIFRISPRYAQGFSVRYGTSGSGEYALLSVARSWAGAAAAPALYLLLPPDSEVNADTPEFAGALPVSVPVHSIATLSSTYLHPLVMLGLADAVVAHDAMSSVGDEEIVERFDVGKVVEVGNGPGLDIERLLMASPDIVMTTGASGEWNLVPLLAKGGLTAVLNGDYLEASPLARAEWIKFIALFFGKEQEAKEIFSTIEKRYRETAELTSDLVLSDRPTVLLNNPFGGSWIVPGGESYMARLIKDAGGRYLWDDIPGTGSVSLDLEAVFLRAHDADIWLHQYGWSSLDDVRAADSRFADFRAVRNGAVINNDKARTPGGGNEFYGSGIIRPDLILSDLVALFHPDLLPDHHFVYYRPLPKEGR; translated from the coding sequence TTGAAACCATCTTTACGTACTGTTTTTATCCTTTGTCTGTTGAAAATCACCTTCCTTCCTCCATGTCTTTTTGCATCCGGTGTGCCGGAACCTTCTTCGCCTGCCGTGGCGGTGGAGGTTCCCGTCGAGCGGAAGGGGGATGGGGCGTATTGGAAGGATCCTATTTTTCGGATTTCACCCCGCTATGCACAGGGTTTTTCCGTCCGTTATGGAACCTCTGGTTCCGGCGAATATGCCCTTCTCTCGGTAGCGCGTTCCTGGGCTGGTGCTGCGGCGGCCCCTGCCCTTTATCTTTTACTTCCGCCGGATAGTGAGGTTAATGCAGATACACCGGAGTTTGCGGGAGCTCTTCCTGTCAGCGTTCCGGTGCACTCCATAGCAACCCTCTCCTCAACCTATCTTCACCCCCTGGTAATGTTGGGGCTTGCCGATGCCGTTGTCGCCCATGATGCAATGAGCTCTGTCGGGGATGAGGAGATTGTAGAACGTTTTGATGTTGGAAAGGTTGTCGAAGTCGGCAACGGTCCTGGCCTTGATATCGAACGGCTTCTCATGGCATCACCCGATATCGTTATGACTACCGGGGCCTCCGGGGAGTGGAATTTGGTACCGCTGCTTGCAAAGGGAGGTCTGACGGCCGTACTCAACGGCGATTATCTCGAGGCATCTCCCCTGGCGCGGGCAGAATGGATCAAATTTATCGCACTCTTTTTTGGTAAGGAGCAGGAAGCAAAGGAAATCTTTTCCACGATCGAAAAACGCTATCGCGAAACGGCTGAGCTCACCTCGGATCTTGTTCTTTCCGATAGGCCGACGGTCCTCCTCAACAATCCCTTCGGTGGCAGTTGGATCGTCCCTGGAGGGGAGAGTTATATGGCTCGCCTGATTAAAGATGCAGGGGGGCGCTATCTATGGGACGATATTCCGGGAACAGGTAGCGTTTCCCTTGACCTGGAAGCGGTCTTTCTCCGGGCGCATGATGCCGATATATGGCTCCACCAATACGGTTGGAGTTCTCTTGATGATGTTCGTGCTGCCGACTCTCGATTCGCCGATTTTCGGGCGGTTCGAAACGGGGCGGTGATCAATAACGATAAGGCGCGTACCCCGGGAGGTGGCAACGAGTTTTATGGGTCGGGAATCATTCGCCCCGATCTGATATTGTCCGATCTGGTTGCCCTCTTTCATCCCGACCTTCTGCCCGACCACCACTTTGTCTACTATCGTCCGCTTCCTAAGGAGGGGCGGTAA
- a CDS encoding Sapep family Mn(2+)-dependent dipeptidase, which yields MSIKGFLETFWNQFLSDLDEFISIESIEGEPLPGAPFGPGPAAALSWYLSRARTFGFHTTNFDGFAGEVLWDPFETGNAGIGVIVHVDVVPAYGTWSVPPFRLSRNEGKLFGRGAFDDKGPALGILYALAALREEGFLPFQPIRIILGTNEESGMQGIAEYRRRRPDPHLSFTPDAPFPVVRGEKGILDCEFVWELSSPYSAEDEDSIVLLELENGPDASVRSVPAFCRMLLSVPCRLLDDFRGLVAQEPMADFTVPNELEPCRVELRFSGVSAPSTTPWLGVNALVAALSFLDRYAMRIPLASPFDRIAAFASASLLEQFHGEGLGLGELSDESGKVSCNPGLACLQPGRFSIVTQLRYPISASPDFVTGMIRRSLEKWSGRFLPLRHLPPISFSESLPLVGKLLASYRSISGDISARPVIMSGGTYARAMSNCVGFGPLFPGSELTAHKADEYISEADLLSAVEIWSDAIMALSMG from the coding sequence TTGTCGATTAAGGGGTTCCTCGAAACATTCTGGAATCAATTTCTTTCGGATCTTGACGAATTTATTTCAATAGAGAGCATCGAGGGGGAGCCTTTACCCGGGGCCCCCTTCGGACCTGGGCCCGCCGCTGCTCTTTCGTGGTATCTTTCCCGGGCCCGTACCTTCGGTTTTCATACCACCAATTTCGATGGATTTGCCGGAGAGGTCCTCTGGGATCCTTTTGAGACGGGAAACGCCGGAATCGGGGTGATAGTCCACGTAGATGTGGTCCCGGCCTACGGTACCTGGAGCGTCCCTCCGTTCCGCTTGAGCCGTAACGAGGGAAAATTGTTCGGACGAGGGGCCTTCGACGACAAAGGTCCGGCCCTGGGAATCTTGTATGCCCTTGCTGCTCTCCGTGAGGAGGGTTTTCTCCCTTTTCAACCGATCCGTATCATCCTCGGCACAAACGAGGAGAGCGGTATGCAGGGAATTGCCGAATACCGCCGCCGCCGTCCCGATCCTCATCTCTCCTTTACCCCCGATGCTCCCTTTCCCGTTGTCCGCGGCGAGAAAGGTATCCTTGATTGTGAATTTGTCTGGGAGCTTTCTTCCCCATATTCTGCGGAAGATGAAGACTCTATTGTGCTCCTGGAGCTTGAAAACGGTCCTGATGCTTCGGTAAGGTCGGTCCCTGCCTTCTGCCGCATGCTCCTTTCCGTCCCTTGCCGCCTGCTGGATGATTTTCGCGGTTTGGTGGCGCAGGAACCTATGGCCGATTTTACCGTTCCAAATGAGCTTGAACCCTGCAGGGTCGAGCTCCGTTTTTCGGGTGTCTCAGCCCCCTCTACCACGCCCTGGTTGGGGGTGAATGCGCTTGTTGCCGCTCTCTCGTTTCTTGATCGCTACGCTATGAGGATTCCTCTTGCTTCTCCCTTTGATCGCATTGCCGCCTTTGCCTCTGCTTCCCTCTTGGAGCAGTTTCACGGGGAGGGCCTCGGTCTTGGTGAGCTTTCCGATGAATCCGGTAAGGTTTCCTGTAACCCCGGGCTTGCCTGCTTGCAGCCCGGGCGCTTTTCTATTGTGACCCAGCTTCGTTATCCCATAAGTGCCTCTCCTGATTTCGTGACCGGGATGATCCGTCGCAGTCTTGAGAAATGGTCTGGACGTTTTCTTCCGCTTCGGCATCTGCCTCCCATCTCCTTTTCCGAAAGCCTTCCTCTTGTCGGGAAGCTCCTTGCCTCCTATCGATCCATATCCGGAGACATTTCGGCCCGCCCCGTTATCATGTCCGGTGGGACATACGCACGTGCCATGAGTAACTGTGTCGGGTTCGGTCCCCTCTTTCCCGGCTCGGAATTGACGGCTCATAAGGCTGATGAATATATCAGCGAGGCCGATTTACTAAGTGCAGTTGAGATCTGGTCCGATGCCATTATGGCTCTTTCCATGGGGTAA
- a CDS encoding RidA family protein has product MHKAINAPGAPAAVGPYSHAVRTGNLVFTSGQLGFDKDRGELAEGIEAQTRQSFENLISVLQAAGSGLDRVVKVMVFLNSMDDFAAMNGVYASYLSEPYPARSCVEVAKLPLGGLVEIEMVALVD; this is encoded by the coding sequence ATGCATAAAGCAATTAATGCTCCAGGCGCACCGGCCGCCGTCGGCCCTTACAGCCATGCAGTACGGACGGGAAACCTGGTGTTCACTTCGGGGCAGCTCGGATTCGACAAGGATCGTGGTGAGCTTGCAGAGGGGATTGAGGCGCAAACACGCCAATCCTTTGAAAATCTTATCTCAGTGCTTCAAGCTGCGGGGAGCGGACTTGATCGAGTGGTGAAGGTGATGGTCTTTCTCAACAGCATGGACGATTTTGCCGCAATGAATGGGGTATATGCCTCCTATCTTTCCGAACCCTATCCTGCGAGAAGTTGCGTCGAGGTAGCCAAACTTCCTCTTGGGGGATTGGTTGAAATCGAGATGGTAGCACTTGTCGATTAA
- a CDS encoding aminotransferase class I/II-fold pyridoxal phosphate-dependent enzyme: MNTIAHELNDRLEGSTAYRLLSDFGKRFYFPKGIVAQSAEAKQKAHRFNATVGMATKGPVPMYLKGIKDLVPGIEEQEIFPYAPTPGVPELRKLWRSEMDRKNPSLKGKNTSLPLVTSGLTHGISVVSDLFLDEGDSIVVPDMFWGNYRLIFEGRNKAKILSFPFFNDEGGLHVSALKDTLESVEGDTVALILNFPNNPTGYSPTEREADQIVAVLKSLADEGKKVLCITDDAYFGLFYEKGTCTESLFARLADLHENIFAVKVDGATKEEFAWGFRIGFITYAGHGMSGDQYEALEKKTMGAIRSSISNSSKIAQSLLLRGMKEPGYLDQKQEAFSILEARYRKVRELVGRFPSDAPLQPLPFNSGYFMTFVYKGNSEKLRLHLLDKYGVGTISIQEKYLRIAYSSVEIENLEELYQTILKAAGEVL; the protein is encoded by the coding sequence ATGAATACAATTGCACATGAACTGAACGATCGTTTGGAAGGAAGTACTGCGTATCGGCTCTTGTCCGATTTTGGAAAACGGTTTTACTTTCCAAAGGGGATCGTTGCTCAATCCGCAGAGGCAAAGCAGAAAGCCCACCGCTTTAATGCAACGGTAGGAATGGCCACAAAAGGGCCCGTACCGATGTACCTGAAGGGAATCAAGGATCTTGTTCCGGGAATCGAGGAACAGGAGATATTTCCCTATGCTCCGACCCCCGGTGTCCCCGAGCTTCGTAAGCTGTGGAGAAGCGAAATGGACCGGAAGAATCCCTCTCTCAAGGGAAAGAACACGAGTCTTCCCCTTGTTACCAGCGGCCTAACCCACGGAATTTCCGTTGTTTCTGACCTTTTTCTCGACGAAGGGGACAGCATCGTTGTGCCCGATATGTTCTGGGGCAATTATCGTCTGATATTCGAGGGCAGAAACAAGGCAAAGATCCTCTCATTTCCCTTTTTCAATGATGAAGGCGGGCTCCATGTTTCCGCCCTTAAAGATACCCTCGAATCGGTCGAGGGGGATACGGTGGCCCTCATCCTCAATTTTCCGAACAACCCCACCGGTTACAGTCCCACCGAACGTGAGGCCGACCAGATCGTGGCCGTTCTCAAGAGCCTTGCCGATGAGGGAAAGAAGGTCCTGTGCATTACCGATGATGCCTATTTCGGTCTTTTCTATGAAAAGGGAACCTGCACCGAGTCGCTTTTCGCACGACTTGCCGATCTTCACGAGAATATTTTTGCCGTGAAGGTGGACGGAGCAACCAAGGAGGAGTTCGCCTGGGGCTTTCGGATCGGTTTTATTACCTATGCCGGTCATGGAATGAGTGGCGATCAGTATGAGGCTTTGGAAAAGAAAACCATGGGAGCCATTCGATCATCCATCAGTAATTCGAGTAAGATCGCTCAGAGCCTCTTGCTTCGGGGCATGAAAGAGCCGGGCTATCTCGATCAAAAGCAGGAGGCTTTTTCCATCCTTGAGGCCAGATACCGCAAGGTTCGTGAGCTTGTCGGCCGTTTTCCCTCGGATGCGCCGCTTCAGCCCCTTCCCTTTAACAGTGGTTATTTCATGACGTTTGTCTATAAAGGCAACAGTGAAAAACTCCGGCTTCACCTTTTGGACAAGTACGGAGTCGGGACCATATCGATTCAGGAGAAGTATCTCAGGATCGCCTATTCCAGTGTGGAGATCGAGAACCTTGAAGAACTCTACCAGACGATACTGAAGGCGGCCGGTGAGGTGCTGTAG
- a CDS encoding ABC transporter ATP-binding protein, protein MRKPILSTHALVTGYRSRRHERILGRLPDLELYRGEMVCLIGPNGSGKSTLLKTLTGVIPPLSGSIYLSGLPLPSISAGDRARSIAVVLTGRPDSGFLTVRQLVVMGRYPHRRYGTGSKREDEAIVDRSLVLVGAEDLASMRASNLSDGEFQKVMIARALAQEPELLILDEPAAFLDLTRRVELMHLLRTIAREEGTSILLSSHDLELVLRSSDRVWLMEQRGGMRFGAPEDLVLNGVLEEVFHGEGVSFNRELGAFVADRPVLARAVVDFSDEEEAPIKMWTGRALSRIGVASVEDDDREHADFRIRIRRAETLCTWEVEDENGVRSFTSLYDLSRALDQEKGIARLD, encoded by the coding sequence ATGCGGAAGCCGATTCTGTCCACGCATGCCCTTGTTACCGGATACCGCAGTCGGCGTCACGAGCGAATTCTCGGGCGACTGCCCGATCTTGAACTGTATCGCGGTGAGATGGTCTGCCTTATCGGACCCAATGGATCCGGAAAATCAACCTTGTTAAAGACCCTGACAGGGGTAATTCCCCCTCTGTCGGGGAGCATCTATCTCTCAGGGCTCCCGCTTCCTTCAATAAGCGCCGGGGATCGTGCCCGCTCTATTGCCGTTGTTCTTACCGGCCGTCCCGATTCCGGCTTTCTTACCGTGCGGCAACTTGTTGTCATGGGACGCTATCCCCACAGGCGGTATGGTACGGGGTCGAAAAGAGAGGATGAGGCTATCGTTGACCGTTCTCTTGTTTTGGTCGGGGCAGAAGATCTTGCCTCCATGAGGGCCTCCAATCTTTCCGATGGCGAGTTCCAAAAGGTTATGATTGCACGCGCTCTGGCTCAGGAGCCGGAGCTCCTCATCCTTGACGAACCTGCTGCTTTTCTCGATCTTACCCGTCGGGTTGAGCTCATGCACCTCCTCCGCACCATCGCCAGGGAGGAAGGGACCTCTATCCTGCTCTCCAGTCATGATCTTGAACTCGTGCTCCGTTCAAGCGACAGGGTATGGCTTATGGAACAGAGAGGGGGAATGCGTTTCGGAGCTCCCGAGGATTTGGTGCTAAACGGTGTGTTGGAAGAGGTTTTCCATGGCGAAGGGGTCAGCTTCAATCGGGAGCTTGGGGCCTTTGTTGCCGACCGTCCTGTTCTGGCTCGTGCCGTTGTTGATTTCTCGGACGAGGAGGAGGCACCGATTAAGATGTGGACAGGTCGCGCCCTTTCCCGCATCGGCGTGGCTTCCGTCGAGGATGATGATCGGGAGCATGCCGATTTCAGGATACGTATTCGTCGTGCGGAGACGCTTTGCACCTGGGAAGTGGAGGATGAGAACGGGGTTAGAAGCTTCACGAGCCTCTATGATCTCTCCCGGGCCTTGGATCAGGAGAAGGGGATAGCTCGACTGGACTGA
- a CDS encoding iron ABC transporter permease translates to MNRILQWSGLLLLLLLLFLAGILFGSVNLPLSEVWKALYTSGGVPEQWRTIIVEFRLPRSLTALLAGAALSVSGLFMQTLFRNPLAGPSVLGINAGANLGVALVVLSSGIGGGAGLLTGLNGAGRWSLAIAAICGSLLVLLIILAASRRVASVTVLLLFGILFGYAANALVTLLIHFSAAEQIHSYITWSFGSFASTSWDHLAVMAPVLGLALLVSFMIAGPSDVMILGQVYAVTMGVPIIAVRGAMILCTALLAGTVGAFCGPVTFLGVAVPHLARGIFSASDHRTLIPASALSGASVALAADLIARLPGSNLSLPLNAVTSLFGAPVVMYVLLRERSGSGAL, encoded by the coding sequence ATGAATAGAATCCTTCAATGGAGCGGGTTGCTGCTGCTTCTTTTGCTTCTTTTCCTGGCGGGAATCCTCTTCGGCTCGGTGAATCTTCCCCTATCTGAGGTGTGGAAGGCGCTATATACCTCCGGCGGAGTCCCCGAACAATGGAGGACCATCATCGTCGAATTCAGGCTTCCCCGCTCTCTTACCGCCCTTTTAGCCGGAGCGGCACTCTCCGTAAGCGGTCTTTTCATGCAAACGTTATTCCGAAACCCTCTTGCAGGACCTTCTGTTTTGGGTATCAATGCGGGTGCAAACCTTGGGGTCGCCCTGGTGGTTCTCAGCAGTGGTATCGGGGGTGGAGCCGGCCTGCTTACCGGGCTTAACGGTGCAGGGCGCTGGAGCCTCGCCATTGCCGCGATTTGCGGCTCCCTGCTTGTTCTTTTGATTATTCTTGCTGCCTCCAGAAGAGTGGCCTCCGTCACCGTGCTCCTGCTCTTTGGCATCCTTTTTGGCTATGCCGCAAACGCCCTCGTTACCCTGCTGATCCATTTTTCCGCTGCCGAACAGATCCACTCCTATATCACCTGGAGTTTCGGGAGCTTTGCCTCCACGAGTTGGGATCATCTGGCCGTTATGGCTCCTGTCCTTGGACTTGCCCTGCTTGTTTCGTTCATGATTGCCGGACCCTCCGATGTGATGATCCTTGGACAGGTCTATGCCGTGACCATGGGTGTTCCGATCATTGCGGTACGGGGTGCCATGATTCTTTGCACCGCGCTTCTTGCCGGAACCGTCGGGGCCTTCTGCGGACCCGTTACCTTTCTCGGCGTTGCCGTTCCCCATCTTGCCAGGGGGATCTTTTCGGCTTCGGACCATCGGACCCTGATTCCCGCCTCCGCTCTTTCGGGGGCTTCGGTTGCGCTTGCTGCGGATCTGATAGCACGGCTGCCGGGCAGTAATCTTTCCCTGCCGTTGAACGCCGTCACCAGCCTCTTCGGGGCTCCCGTGGTAATGTATGTACTTCTGCGGGAGCGAAGCGGCTCGGGGGCACTGTAA
- a CDS encoding winged helix-turn-helix domain-containing protein produces the protein MDLKLKIYFVDEEGEKFMGAGVLWLLEGIRRHGSIRKAAKEMNLSYAKAHMMMRRLEESLGRQVLSRRKGGEAREGAVLTEYGEGFVETYLTFENEIKHFSKGSFAKFVARMDERFPE, from the coding sequence ATGGATTTGAAACTCAAGATCTACTTTGTGGATGAAGAGGGTGAAAAGTTTATGGGCGCCGGGGTCCTCTGGCTTTTAGAGGGGATCCGGCGCCACGGTTCCATCCGGAAAGCGGCTAAAGAGATGAACCTTTCCTACGCCAAGGCCCATATGATGATGCGCAGGTTGGAGGAGTCCCTGGGCAGACAGGTCTTAAGCCGACGCAAGGGGGGCGAGGCCCGGGAGGGGGCGGTTCTTACCGAGTACGGCGAAGGGTTCGTTGAAACCTATCTCACCTTTGAAAATGAAATAAAGCATTTCTCAAAGGGAAGTTTCGCTAAATTTGTCGCCAGGATGGACGAACGCTTTCCCGAATAA
- the arcC gene encoding carbamate kinase produces MAGEVIVIALGGNAIKQAHETGTTEEQFHNVDKTAEQIAKIVESGYKPVITHGNGPQAGALLIQQEEAKASVPPQSLAVCGAMTQGQIGWMMQNRIAFHLQKADLTASVCSLVTQVEVSADDPDFQNPSKPVGPFYNADEAVRLEREKGYRIKEVKPGVHKGWRRVVPSPEPISILERGIIQDLVRNGALVIASGGGGIPVKKENDGSYSGVDAVIDKDRAGFCLAQVVSADILMILTDVEKVCINFNKPNQQELGKITVTEAKAYMAEGHFLAGSMGPKVEAAVRFASWSGKEAIITSLDKALDAIEGKTGTHIRA; encoded by the coding sequence ATGGCTGGTGAAGTAATTGTTATTGCTCTCGGCGGAAACGCCATCAAACAAGCCCATGAGACGGGCACGACGGAAGAACAGTTTCACAATGTGGATAAGACTGCCGAACAGATAGCCAAAATTGTGGAGTCGGGATATAAACCGGTTATTACCCATGGAAACGGCCCCCAGGCAGGCGCACTTCTGATACAGCAGGAAGAGGCCAAGGCTAGTGTTCCTCCTCAGAGTCTTGCCGTTTGCGGTGCCATGACGCAGGGACAGATCGGATGGATGATGCAGAACAGAATAGCCTTCCACCTGCAAAAAGCAGACCTTACGGCTTCCGTCTGTTCTTTAGTGACGCAGGTTGAAGTAAGCGCGGATGATCCCGATTTTCAGAATCCTTCAAAGCCGGTAGGCCCTTTTTATAACGCAGATGAGGCGGTACGGCTGGAGCGCGAAAAAGGATACAGGATAAAAGAGGTTAAGCCCGGCGTTCACAAGGGATGGCGTAGGGTAGTGCCCTCTCCCGAGCCCATATCAATCCTTGAAAGGGGAATTATCCAGGATCTCGTACGAAATGGTGCACTTGTGATAGCTTCCGGCGGTGGTGGAATTCCCGTTAAAAAAGAGAATGATGGTAGCTATTCCGGGGTGGATGCTGTTATCGATAAAGATCGTGCCGGTTTTTGCCTCGCCCAGGTAGTATCCGCCGATATTCTCATGATTCTTACCGATGTGGAGAAGGTCTGCATCAATTTCAATAAACCGAACCAGCAGGAGCTTGGTAAAATTACGGTGACCGAGGCAAAGGCTTACATGGCAGAGGGACATTTCCTTGCGGGAAGTATGGGACCAAAGGTTGAGGCGGCGGTCCGGTTCGCCTCATGGAGTGGAAAGGAAGCGATTATTACCAGTTTGGATAAGGCATTGGATGCCATTGAAGGGAAAACGGGGACGCACATACGGGCCTGA